The Streptomonospora litoralis genome window below encodes:
- a CDS encoding ATP-dependent helicase: protein MRRVHAEAQPPSLDENQRRVVAHPGGPLLVLAGPGTGKTTTVVEAVVDRIENRGVDPAHVLVLTFSRKAAQELRERITARLRRTTREPLALTFHSYAYALIRREFGRHGDHPPRLLSGPEQLMEVRELLSGEFGDGAAMWPERLRPALQTRGFAEELRDFLMRAQERGFDSADLDRLGREHRRDDWVAVGDFLDRYIGRFDVAPVPTFNYAELVRVAANLLADPEVQARERAAREVVFVDEYQDTDPAQEELLHALAGEGRDLVAVGDPDQSVYGFRGADVRNILEFPQRFPRFGGAPAPVVALRTCRRSGAGLLAASRGVARRLPAAPAAGGGPVNAHRALEPAGTAPAGDAQVLMAESPAQEAAVIADILRRAHLMDGVPWSRMAVLVRSATRQLPTLRRALSAAGVPVAVGGDEMPLAVEPIVRALLLLIRCALRPETIDEAAAHELLTSQFGEADTVRLRRLARALRRLDLDYRAAERREREEAAGQPPAEPETGADGREPASGDGARGADTGAAGSPGGSGDPAATSAGDGAGTAAADGAEPLGEPAHGHPRGNRPASALIADALRDPRELVLVDPDVAAPARRIAGYLRLIRDRAAGGASAEDVLWEVWRAGGLSERLLRASQAGGRRGAAADRDLDAVVALFESAARYCDRLPPGLPLGFLEDLEAQEIPADSLAERAPEGEAVRILTAHRSKGLEWDLTVVAGVQEGDWPDLRLRGSLLGVEQLVDTAAGFGAPPGGDPAASAGAAGAAVASKLLDEERRLFYVAVTRARRRLVVTAVGGDDTEERPSRFLTELGLGEPERVSTGRRWLSLSALVADLRSVVTDSERPDPVRRAAAAHLARLADEGVRGADPGEWYALTPVSDDRPLVEGPDDGAIRVSPSQVERFTTCELRWLLENAAGASSMEMTSALGSIVHAVAVLVADGAGMEDIRRRMDDIWSELDFGGPWFAGKERERADEMVRKLIAWHETGERELVVTEEGFKVDIGGIEITGRVDRLEKDAQGRAVVVDVKTGSSKPADGELARHPQLGVYQLAVLKSAFAEFGLSEPGGAELVQVGKAAYKNDARTQGQPPLGEDPDPHWSEDLVRGVAEGMSGARFQAVRNDFCDSCAVRSSCPAHDEGKRV from the coding sequence GTGCGGCGTGTGCATGCCGAGGCGCAGCCGCCGAGCCTGGACGAGAACCAGCGCAGGGTCGTCGCCCACCCGGGCGGACCGCTGCTGGTGCTGGCCGGGCCCGGGACGGGCAAGACCACCACCGTCGTCGAGGCGGTCGTCGACCGCATCGAGAACCGCGGCGTCGACCCGGCGCACGTCCTGGTGCTGACCTTCAGCCGCAAGGCGGCCCAGGAACTGCGCGAACGTATTACCGCGCGACTGCGCCGCACCACCCGCGAGCCGCTTGCGCTCACCTTCCACAGCTACGCCTATGCGCTCATCCGGCGCGAGTTCGGCCGCCATGGCGACCACCCGCCGCGTCTGCTGTCGGGGCCGGAGCAGCTGATGGAGGTCCGCGAACTGCTGTCGGGGGAGTTCGGCGACGGCGCCGCCATGTGGCCCGAGCGGCTGCGCCCCGCGCTGCAGACCCGCGGATTCGCCGAGGAACTGCGCGACTTCCTGATGCGCGCGCAGGAGCGGGGCTTCGACTCCGCCGACCTCGACCGCCTCGGCCGCGAGCACCGCCGCGACGACTGGGTCGCCGTCGGCGACTTCCTGGACCGCTACATCGGGCGTTTCGACGTCGCCCCGGTGCCCACGTTCAACTACGCCGAGCTGGTACGCGTCGCGGCCAACCTGCTCGCCGACCCCGAGGTCCAGGCCCGCGAGCGCGCGGCCCGCGAGGTCGTCTTCGTCGACGAGTACCAGGACACCGACCCCGCCCAGGAGGAGCTGCTGCACGCGCTGGCGGGCGAGGGCCGCGACCTCGTCGCGGTCGGCGACCCCGACCAGTCCGTCTACGGCTTCCGCGGCGCCGACGTGCGCAACATCCTGGAGTTCCCGCAGCGTTTCCCCCGCTTCGGCGGTGCGCCCGCACCCGTCGTCGCGCTGCGCACGTGCCGGCGCAGCGGTGCCGGACTGCTCGCGGCCTCCCGCGGCGTCGCCCGGCGCCTGCCCGCGGCCCCCGCCGCCGGCGGCGGGCCGGTGAACGCGCATCGCGCCCTGGAACCCGCCGGCACCGCACCGGCGGGCGACGCGCAGGTGCTGATGGCCGAAAGCCCGGCGCAGGAAGCGGCGGTCATCGCCGACATCCTGCGCCGCGCCCACCTCATGGACGGCGTTCCGTGGTCGCGCATGGCGGTGCTGGTTCGCTCCGCCACCCGGCAGTTGCCGACGCTGCGCCGTGCGCTGTCCGCCGCCGGGGTCCCCGTGGCGGTCGGCGGCGACGAGATGCCACTGGCCGTCGAGCCGATCGTGCGCGCGCTGCTGCTGCTGATCCGCTGCGCGCTGCGCCCCGAGACCATCGACGAGGCGGCCGCCCACGAACTCCTCACCAGCCAGTTCGGCGAGGCCGACACGGTCCGGTTGCGCCGGCTGGCCCGTGCACTGCGCCGCCTCGACCTGGACTACCGCGCCGCCGAGCGCCGGGAGCGCGAAGAGGCGGCGGGCCAGCCTCCCGCGGAGCCCGAGACCGGAGCCGACGGCCGGGAGCCGGCCTCCGGTGACGGTGCCCGAGGGGCCGACACCGGTGCGGCAGGCTCGCCCGGCGGATCCGGTGACCCCGCCGCTACGAGCGCGGGTGACGGTGCCGGCACGGCCGCCGCCGACGGGGCCGAACCCCTCGGCGAACCCGCGCACGGCCATCCCCGGGGCAACCGCCCCGCCTCGGCGCTGATCGCCGACGCGCTGCGCGACCCCCGCGAGCTCGTCCTCGTCGATCCCGACGTCGCCGCCCCCGCCCGGCGCATCGCCGGCTACCTGCGGCTGATCCGCGACCGCGCCGCCGGCGGCGCCTCGGCCGAGGACGTGCTGTGGGAGGTCTGGCGGGCCGGCGGCCTCTCCGAGCGGCTGCTGCGCGCCAGCCAGGCCGGTGGACGCCGCGGTGCGGCGGCCGACCGCGACCTGGACGCGGTCGTCGCGCTGTTCGAGAGCGCAGCCCGCTACTGCGACCGGCTGCCCCCCGGTCTTCCGCTGGGCTTCCTGGAGGACCTGGAGGCCCAGGAGATCCCCGCGGACAGCCTCGCCGAGCGCGCCCCCGAGGGCGAGGCCGTGCGCATCCTCACCGCACACCGGTCCAAGGGCCTGGAGTGGGACCTCACCGTGGTCGCCGGCGTTCAGGAGGGCGACTGGCCCGACCTGCGGCTGCGCGGCTCGCTGCTGGGCGTCGAGCAGCTCGTCGACACCGCCGCGGGCTTCGGCGCGCCCCCCGGAGGCGATCCCGCCGCGTCGGCCGGCGCCGCGGGCGCCGCCGTGGCCTCCAAGCTGCTCGACGAGGAGCGCCGGCTCTTCTACGTGGCCGTCACCCGCGCCCGCCGCCGCCTGGTCGTCACGGCCGTGGGCGGCGACGACACCGAAGAGCGCCCGTCGCGCTTCCTCACCGAGCTCGGCCTGGGCGAGCCCGAGCGCGTCAGCACCGGCCGCCGCTGGCTGTCGCTGTCCGCGCTCGTGGCCGACCTGCGTTCGGTGGTCACCGACTCCGAACGCCCCGACCCGGTGCGCCGCGCCGCGGCGGCCCACCTCGCCCGCCTCGCCGACGAGGGGGTGCGCGGCGCGGATCCCGGCGAGTGGTACGCCCTGACGCCCGTCTCCGACGACCGCCCTCTGGTGGAGGGCCCCGACGACGGCGCCATCCGCGTCTCGCCCTCCCAAGTCGAGCGCTTCACGACCTGCGAGCTGCGCTGGCTGCTGGAGAACGCCGCCGGAGCATCCTCGATGGAGATGACCTCGGCGCTGGGGAGTATCGTGCACGCCGTCGCCGTACTCGTCGCCGACGGCGCCGGGATGGAGGACATCCGGCGCCGCATGGACGACATCTGGTCCGAACTGGACTTCGGTGGCCCGTGGTTCGCCGGCAAGGAGCGGGAACGCGCCGACGAGATGGTGCGCAAGCTCATCGCCTGGCACGAAACCGGCGAGCGCGAACTGGTCGTGACCGAGGAGGGATTCAAGGTCGACATCGGCGGTATCGAGATCACCGGGCGCGTCGACCGGCTGGAGAAGGACGCCCAGGGCCGCGCGGTGGTCGTCGACGTCAAGACCGGTAGCAGCAAGCCCGCCGACGGCGAGCTCGCGCGCCATCCGCAGCTCGGGGTGTACCAACTCGCCGTGCTCAAGTCGGCGTTCGCCGAGTTCGGCCTGTCCGAACCCGGCGGCGCCGAGCTCGTGCAGGTGGGCAAGGCCGCATACAAGAACGACGCCCGCACCCAGGGCCAGCCGCCGCTCGGCGAGGACCCCGACCCGCACTGGTCGGAGGACCTCGTGCGCGGCGTCGCCGAAGGCATGTCGGGCGCCCGCTTCCAGGCCGTGCGCAACGACTTCTGCGACTCCTGCGCAGTGCGCTCCAGCTGCCCGGCCCACGACGAGGGGAAGCGCGTGTGA
- a CDS encoding helix-turn-helix transcriptional regulator has product MKVVLFIRSDLLRHGINSMVSGMTQVSSVAVRSGRSQFLDVLSGRGHDLVIACDAERRLIDPVTLGELDGRPYLLQLLGPGAATADRYGIPLADGFLAQEDLSMAHLEAALRQALSREPSMPTRLAHALIDQARRAHSAARAPRSVLTDRQTEALKLMAAGLTNRQIAARLKISENGAKRLVSSVMAKLGAHNRAATVARAITEGLIETAPTQAQGGFKVGGG; this is encoded by the coding sequence ATGAAGGTCGTGCTATTCATCCGCAGTGATCTCCTGCGCCACGGAATCAACTCCATGGTCAGCGGCATGACGCAGGTGAGTTCGGTGGCCGTGCGCTCCGGGCGATCGCAATTCCTCGACGTGCTCTCCGGCCGCGGCCACGACCTGGTCATCGCCTGCGACGCCGAGCGCCGCCTGATCGATCCGGTGACGCTGGGCGAACTGGACGGACGCCCCTACCTGCTGCAGTTGCTCGGCCCGGGTGCCGCTACCGCCGACCGGTACGGGATCCCGCTGGCGGACGGCTTTCTGGCGCAAGAGGACCTGTCCATGGCGCACCTGGAGGCCGCGCTGCGCCAAGCGCTGTCCCGCGAGCCCTCCATGCCCACTCGGCTCGCCCACGCGCTCATCGACCAGGCCCGCCGGGCGCACTCCGCGGCGCGCGCGCCGCGGTCCGTGCTCACCGACCGGCAGACCGAGGCACTCAAGCTCATGGCCGCCGGACTCACAAACCGTCAGATCGCCGCGCGGTTGAAGATTTCCGAGAACGGAGCCAAACGCCTGGTGAGTAGCGTCATGGCGAAACTCGGCGCGCATAATCGCGCGGCCACCGTCGCCCGAGCCATCACCGAAGGCCTCATCGAGACGGCCCCCACCCAGGCCCAGGGCGGTTTCAAAGTCGGGGGCGGGTGA
- a CDS encoding aminoglycoside adenylyltransferase family protein, whose protein sequence is MDQVGRVAQLAGDVLGSDTVGVYLHGSAVLGGLRPASDVDLLAVARRSMDEEQRRRLLDGLLALSGFTGGLRPVELTVVVASRVCPWRFPPTGDFLYGEWLREEFESGRVPRPEPMPDLALLVTLVLAGDRPLVGPPPARVFAPVPHADLVRASVAGVPELLGELDSDTRNAVLTLARIWTTVSTGEVRPKDAAADWALERLPQEHRPVLRHARDLYRNHRYSEETWSGDLRARVHPCAEAVAAAIERLVND, encoded by the coding sequence ATGGACCAGGTCGGCAGAGTGGCACAGCTGGCCGGCGACGTGCTCGGTAGCGACACTGTGGGCGTCTACCTGCACGGTTCCGCCGTGCTCGGCGGGCTCCGCCCCGCCAGCGATGTGGACCTGCTCGCCGTGGCGCGGCGGTCGATGGACGAGGAGCAGCGCAGAAGGCTGCTGGACGGACTGCTCGCACTCTCCGGCTTCACCGGCGGGCTGCGCCCGGTCGAACTGACCGTGGTCGTCGCCTCCCGGGTGTGCCCGTGGCGCTTCCCGCCGACCGGTGACTTCCTCTACGGCGAGTGGCTGCGCGAGGAGTTCGAGTCCGGCCGCGTGCCCCGGCCCGAACCCATGCCGGACCTGGCCCTACTGGTCACCCTCGTGCTCGCCGGCGATCGCCCTCTCGTCGGCCCTCCGCCGGCGCGGGTGTTCGCCCCCGTCCCGCACGCGGACCTGGTGCGGGCGAGCGTGGCGGGCGTTCCGGAGCTGCTCGGCGAACTCGACAGCGACACCCGCAACGCCGTACTGACGCTCGCGCGCATCTGGACCACGGTCTCCACCGGAGAGGTGAGACCCAAGGACGCCGCCGCCGACTGGGCCCTGGAGCGGCTGCCACAGGAGCACCGCCCTGTGCTCCGGCACGCGCGCGATCTCTACCGGAACCACCGGTACTCCGAGGAGACCTGGAGCGGCGACCTGCGGGCGCGGGTGCACCCGTGCGCCGAGGCGGTGGCCGCCGCGATAGAACGCCTGGTGAACGACTGA
- a CDS encoding alpha/beta fold hydrolase, whose translation MSDLQTRTVDAPGATIHYDVRGDLSDADAARPVLMLVGSPMDASGFATLAGHFADRPVVTYDPRGAGRSVRTDGASETTPEEHADDLRRVIEALGVDRVDLFGSSGGAVNSLVLVSRHPQRVRTLVAHEPPTAEVLPDREQVEAVSRDIHDTYQSRGMGPAMAKFIKLTQQTGPLPDSYLDEPAPDPAAYGLPTEDDGSRDDPLLGQNMRTCSAYRLDFGALAAAPGRVVIAAGEESADEMTGRAAAGVAKRLGTELVVFPSHHGGYLGGEFGMEGKPEAFAAALRKVLSES comes from the coding sequence ATGTCCGATCTCCAGACCCGCACGGTGGACGCACCCGGCGCGACCATCCACTACGACGTCCGCGGCGACCTTTCCGACGCCGACGCGGCGCGGCCCGTTCTCATGCTGGTGGGCTCGCCGATGGACGCGAGCGGTTTCGCGACGCTGGCGGGACACTTCGCCGACCGGCCGGTCGTGACCTACGACCCCCGCGGAGCCGGACGCAGCGTCCGCACCGACGGCGCTTCGGAGACCACGCCCGAGGAGCACGCCGACGACCTGCGCCGGGTGATCGAGGCGCTCGGCGTCGACCGCGTCGATCTGTTCGGCAGCAGCGGTGGAGCGGTCAACTCGCTGGTATTGGTGTCCCGACACCCCCAGCGGGTGCGAACCTTGGTGGCCCACGAGCCGCCGACAGCCGAGGTCCTGCCGGACCGCGAGCAGGTGGAGGCCGTGAGCCGGGACATCCACGACACGTACCAGAGCCGGGGCATGGGGCCCGCGATGGCGAAATTCATCAAGCTCACCCAGCAGACGGGCCCCCTACCCGACAGCTACCTCGACGAGCCCGCTCCGGACCCTGCGGCGTACGGGCTGCCCACCGAGGACGACGGCTCGCGCGACGATCCCCTGCTGGGGCAGAACATGCGGACCTGCTCCGCCTACCGGCTCGACTTCGGCGCCCTGGCTGCCGCCCCCGGCCGGGTCGTCATCGCGGCGGGCGAGGAATCCGCCGACGAGATGACCGGGCGAGCTGCGGCCGGGGTCGCCAAGCGGCTGGGAACCGAGCTGGTCGTCTTCCCCAGTCACCACGGCGGCTACCTGGGCGGGGAGTTCGGCATGGAGGGGAAGCCGGAGGCGTTCGCTGCGGCGCTGCGGAAGGTGCTGTCGGAGAGTTGA
- a CDS encoding ATP-dependent helicase, translating into MLGQPEPTAEQAAVISAPLEPGVVVAGAGSGKSETMAGRVVWLVANGLVRPEHVLGLTFTRKAAAELAERVRKRLDQLRATEQVPEEVLDGDPAVSTYNSYAARLVGDHALREAVEPSTRLISEGQSYQLAARIVADYDGPMDAVTVGPRAVTDRVLELAGELSDHLRTPDDVRGIGSWIERAVAGLPAKPQADTRGLAEVQRRREQLLPLVESYIAAKQDREVMDYGDQVALAARIATRHAEVGLIEQSRFRVVLLDEYQDTSHAQLVLLRALFGGGHPVTAVGDPCQSIYGWRGASSGNLTSFPTDFPEAPGRPAPVRKLATSFRNGERVLEVARRISEPLREESGYVPVLYPGAARRGRGTVDCGLFRTETEEARWIAGRIAECVDGPAHVAPDGAEWPSGEGGRGLSWGDVAVLCRKRSQFPVLREALEDRRIPVEVVGLGGLMTVPEVRDIVATLRVLYDPTAGNELARLLTGPRWRMGPRDLVALGERAAELAKETRRDLTAAAQQPQDDDGDEDLLRRTVLDLTAESGSLVDALDDPGPPDRYSRTGHRRLADLGDEMRALRRSASQPLPDLISEIERTLGLDIEVAARPGRDPVAARADLDAFLDAAVRFVGNSEDPTLGTFLNYLRSAEDAEKGLEPGERVGGSDSVKLMTVHAAKGLQWPLVAVPGLSGGTGSPVFPTKARDAGGWVRKEQKLPFPLRGDSHGLPKLADVDKESIKAFVAADRDRHRMEERRLAYVAVTRASFGLLCSGHWWGHSSASRRGPSDFLEEIRGACEQGAGTVADWADPPEEGEANPQTTETAPVPWPQRPDEQEDAAARRHREILEGAELVARARRSAAQADRETAAGADTDTDTDTDTDTASKAGSGAESAAAAPVEGGRPAAGGEPVPGGDRGPDEPARQEQEGRGDGVEAGGTVGERWLALLDRARMPAHMRRRLDGWNRDTDLLLAHRDSAPGGGDGTIPVELPAHLSVSSLVALARDPAALARQIRRPLPRPPAPHTRRGTAFHAWLEQRFGQQSLLGPGELPGAADDGAGADEDLAEMQRRFDEGEWGARTPLDVEVPFETIIGDRLVRGRMDAVFHDEGSGTYDVVDWKTGRPPQTAAERRAVAVQLAAYRVAWAELAGVPLDSVRAAFHYVRAEETVRPADLLDAEGLAALLEDLPEA; encoded by the coding sequence ATGCTGGGCCAGCCCGAGCCCACCGCCGAGCAGGCCGCCGTCATCTCCGCGCCGCTGGAGCCCGGCGTGGTCGTCGCCGGTGCCGGATCCGGCAAGAGCGAGACCATGGCCGGCCGCGTGGTGTGGCTGGTGGCCAACGGTCTGGTCCGCCCCGAGCATGTCCTGGGGCTGACGTTCACCCGCAAGGCGGCCGCGGAACTGGCCGAGCGGGTGCGCAAGCGGCTGGACCAGCTGCGCGCGACCGAGCAGGTGCCCGAAGAGGTCCTCGACGGCGACCCGGCGGTGTCCACCTACAACTCCTACGCCGCCCGCCTCGTCGGCGACCACGCGCTGCGTGAGGCGGTCGAGCCCTCCACCCGCCTCATCAGCGAGGGCCAGTCCTACCAGCTCGCCGCCCGGATCGTCGCCGACTACGACGGGCCGATGGACGCCGTGACGGTCGGGCCGCGCGCAGTCACCGACCGGGTGCTGGAGCTGGCCGGGGAACTTTCCGACCACCTGCGCACCCCCGACGACGTGCGCGGCATCGGCTCCTGGATCGAACGCGCCGTGGCGGGACTGCCCGCCAAGCCGCAGGCCGACACCCGCGGCCTGGCCGAGGTGCAGCGCCGCCGCGAGCAGCTGCTGCCGCTGGTCGAGAGCTACATCGCGGCCAAGCAGGACCGCGAGGTCATGGACTACGGCGACCAGGTCGCGCTGGCGGCCCGCATCGCGACGCGCCACGCGGAGGTCGGGCTGATCGAGCAGAGCCGCTTCCGGGTCGTGCTGCTGGACGAGTACCAGGACACCAGCCACGCCCAACTGGTCCTGCTGCGGGCGCTCTTCGGCGGCGGCCACCCCGTTACGGCGGTGGGCGACCCCTGCCAATCGATCTACGGCTGGCGCGGCGCCAGTTCGGGCAACCTGACGAGCTTCCCCACCGACTTCCCCGAGGCGCCGGGGCGCCCGGCCCCCGTCCGCAAGCTCGCCACCAGCTTCCGCAACGGCGAGCGCGTCCTGGAGGTCGCCCGGCGGATCTCCGAACCGCTGCGCGAGGAGAGCGGGTATGTACCCGTGCTCTACCCGGGGGCGGCGCGTCGCGGTCGCGGGACGGTGGACTGCGGGCTGTTCCGCACCGAGACCGAGGAGGCCCGCTGGATCGCCGGCCGGATCGCGGAGTGCGTCGATGGGCCCGCCCACGTTGCCCCCGACGGCGCCGAGTGGCCGAGTGGCGAGGGCGGCCGCGGCCTGAGCTGGGGCGACGTGGCGGTGCTGTGCCGCAAGCGCTCCCAGTTCCCCGTACTGCGCGAGGCGCTGGAAGACCGCCGAATCCCGGTCGAGGTGGTCGGCCTGGGCGGGCTGATGACGGTGCCGGAGGTGCGCGACATCGTCGCCACGCTGCGGGTGCTGTACGACCCCACTGCCGGCAACGAGCTGGCGCGGCTGCTGACCGGCCCCCGCTGGCGCATGGGCCCGCGCGATCTCGTCGCGCTGGGCGAGCGGGCCGCCGAACTCGCCAAGGAGACGCGGCGCGACCTCACCGCCGCGGCGCAGCAGCCGCAGGACGACGACGGCGACGAGGACCTGCTGCGCCGCACCGTGCTCGACCTGACCGCCGAGAGCGGCAGCCTCGTCGACGCCCTGGACGACCCCGGGCCGCCTGACCGCTACTCCCGGACCGGGCACCGCCGCCTGGCCGACCTCGGCGACGAGATGCGCGCCCTGCGGCGCTCCGCGTCCCAGCCGCTGCCCGACCTCATCTCCGAGATCGAGCGCACCCTGGGCTTGGACATCGAGGTGGCGGCGCGACCGGGGCGCGACCCCGTGGCCGCGCGCGCCGACCTCGACGCGTTTCTGGACGCGGCGGTGCGCTTCGTCGGCAACAGCGAGGACCCGACGCTGGGCACGTTCCTGAACTACCTGCGGTCGGCTGAGGACGCCGAGAAGGGCCTGGAACCGGGTGAGCGGGTCGGCGGCAGCGACTCGGTGAAGCTGATGACCGTGCACGCCGCCAAGGGACTGCAGTGGCCGCTGGTCGCCGTGCCGGGGCTGTCGGGCGGCACGGGGTCGCCGGTGTTCCCGACCAAGGCGCGCGACGCGGGCGGCTGGGTCAGAAAGGAGCAGAAGCTGCCGTTTCCGCTGCGCGGCGATTCCCACGGGCTGCCCAAGCTGGCCGACGTCGACAAGGAGAGCATCAAGGCGTTCGTCGCCGCCGACAGGGACCGGCACCGCATGGAGGAGCGCCGGCTGGCCTACGTCGCCGTTACGCGCGCCTCCTTCGGCCTGCTGTGCTCGGGCCACTGGTGGGGCCACAGCAGCGCGAGCAGGCGCGGCCCCTCGGACTTCCTGGAGGAGATCCGGGGGGCCTGCGAACAGGGCGCCGGAACCGTCGCGGACTGGGCCGACCCCCCGGAGGAGGGCGAGGCCAATCCGCAGACCACCGAGACCGCGCCCGTTCCGTGGCCGCAGCGTCCCGACGAGCAGGAGGACGCGGCGGCGCGCCGCCACCGCGAGATCCTGGAGGGGGCCGAACTGGTCGCCCGGGCGCGGCGGAGTGCGGCGCAGGCGGACAGAGAGACAGCCGCAGGCGCAGATACAGATACAGACACAGACACAGACACAGACACAGCATCCAAGGCCGGTTCAGGCGCGGAATCGGCGGCCGCCGCGCCGGTCGAGGGCGGTCGGCCGGCGGCTGGCGGCGAGCCGGTGCCGGGCGGTGATCGCGGCCCGGACGAGCCGGCGCGCCAAGAGCAGGAGGGCCGCGGCGACGGCGTCGAGGCCGGGGGGACCGTAGGCGAGCGATGGCTCGCGCTGCTCGACCGCGCCCGGATGCCGGCGCACATGCGGCGCCGACTGGACGGTTGGAACCGAGACACCGACCTGCTTCTGGCGCACCGCGACTCCGCGCCGGGCGGCGGCGACGGCACAATCCCCGTCGAACTGCCCGCGCACCTGTCGGTCTCCTCTCTGGTGGCGCTGGCCCGTGACCCCGCCGCACTGGCCCGCCAGATCCGCCGCCCGCTGCCGCGCCCGCCCGCACCGCACACGCGGCGCGGCACCGCGTTCCACGCCTGGCTGGAGCAGCGGTTCGGACAGCAGAGTCTGCTGGGCCCCGGTGAACTCCCCGGCGCCGCCGACGACGGCGCCGGGGCCGACGAGGACCTGGCCGAGATGCAGCGCCGCTTCGACGAAGGCGAGTGGGGCGCGCGGACCCCCCTGGACGTGGAGGTCCCGTTCGAGACGATCATCGGCGACCGCCTGGTGCGCGGGCGGATGGACGCGGTCTTCCACGACGAGGGAAGCGGCACCTACGACGTCGTCGACTGGAAAACCGGCCGACCACCCCAGACGGCCGCCGAGCGCCGCGCGGTCGCCGTCCAGCTGGCGGCCTACCGTGTCGCCTGGGCGGAGCTCGCCGGGGTGCCGCTCGACAGTGTCCGGGCGGCCTTCCACTACGTGCGCGCGGAGGAAACCGTCCGCCCCGCCGACCTCCTCGACGCCGAGGGCCTGGCCGCACTGCTGGAGGACCTGCCGGAGGCCTGA
- a CDS encoding type III PLP-dependent enzyme domain-containing protein produces the protein MIELPKRVHEFVHRTGSGLFPLRVYDLPCIADQAHRLRASLPPGTDLRIPVRAPRSELLTVLAGHTSGFDVHRSEDLRTVRRACPGTRISLCGPGKSGDEIRRPPAWTRPLRWSAPTSSPPPRGSGCAASASRPRPSAARRSRTAAYGRAFAVVDGGEALGRNAGSPAAFAVASTDRTWSLPWPRPELAAELVTVACREGSDQRILVHDAVVDHLRVDDVLAFPAESGMSPTALPTRCVEG, from the coding sequence ATGATCGAATTGCCGAAGCGCGTCCACGAGTTCGTCCACCGAACCGGTTCCGGGCTGTTCCCCCTCCGTGTCTACGACCTCCCCTGCATCGCGGACCAGGCCCACCGGCTCCGCGCGTCGCTCCCTCCTGGGACCGACCTGCGGATTCCGGTACGCGCTCCCCGTTCCGAACTCCTGACGGTCCTCGCCGGACACACCTCGGGGTTCGACGTGCACCGCAGCGAAGACCTGCGCACCGTACGGCGCGCGTGTCCCGGCACGCGTATCTCGCTGTGCGGCCCGGGCAAGAGCGGCGACGAGATCCGCCGACCTCCGGCATGGACGCGGCCGCTCCGGTGGAGTGCGCCGACATCCTCGCCTCCGCCTCGCGGCTCCGGCTGCGCGGCTTCAGCGTCGCGGCCCCGACCGTCGGCGGCCCGGCGGAGCCGGACCGCCGCGTACGGCCGGGCGTTCGCCGTGGTGGACGGCGGGGAGGCGCTGGGGCGCAACGCGGGATCGCCGGCCGCCTTCGCCGTGGCTTCGACCGATCGGACGTGGTCCCTGCCGTGGCCGCGGCCGGAGCTCGCCGCGGAACTGGTGACGGTGGCCTGCCGCGAGGGCTCGGACCAGCGGATCCTGGTCCACGACGCCGTCGTGGACCACCTGCGTGTGGACGACGTGCTCGCGTTTCCCGCCGAGTCCGGCATGTCCCCGACGGCGCTGCCGACCCGCTGCGTCGAGGGCTGA